A region of the Stieleria neptunia genome:
TCGTCACGGAACTGAAAATAACGCAGCGAGAGCGGGTCCTTGATCACCCACACGTGATGTCCGCGTCGACGCTGTGGGTAGACTTCCAGGTCCGGCCGTTTGCGGAGCTTTAGACGCCCCGCCCCTGCCGATGATTCGCTGTCGGTCGACACTGCGCTCGACTCCCTTGGTGCTCTGTCCAGATTTGAAGTTAGGGTCGCGTTTGTCGAGCGGAAAAGGGGGCAGGTACCAAAAACCAAATGGCCCGACGGGTGCTTCGCATTTTTGGTACCTGACCCCTTTTCCGCGGCACCTTCAATCAAAACGTTGATGAGGCACCAGGATCAATCCGCGGTGATCGACATGTGGGCTCGATGTCCGGGTTGCAATCGTCCGTCGTGGTTGTCGATCTCGGCCCAGATCCGAACCTGGCCGTTGACCGGGTCGATCTCGCGGCTGACGAACACGATCGTTCCGGAGTAGGTCTGCGCGGGATCATGTTGGTCGTGCCTGACGACCTTGACCGGCAACCCTTTCAATGCTTCGGTGACCTGGCTCGCTTGGACAAATCCCTCGGCGCGCAATCGTTTGATGCTGACGATCCGAAAGATCTTTTCGCCGGGCGTCACCCACTCGCCCACGTGACGCAACACTTCGACCACCTCTCCGCTCTGCGGCGCCAAAATCCGCCGCACCTCGATGTTTCGCTTGGCCAGCGCCAAGGCGTTGGCCGTCAAGTCCTTTTTCGTTTTGGCGTTTTGAAGATCGCTGCGCGCTTTTTCAATTTCAAATTCCGCCTGCTCGGCTTCCAGTCGGGCTTTTTCCAATTCTGATTGAGACACACTTCGCGGCTGAGCGGCTTCGGCTCGGACCAGCCGATCAAAATGGGCCTTTGAATAGACCCGTTTCTTCAGGGCCGATCGAATCGCGACGTCGTTTTCCGCGTCACGCATCGCGATGTCCAATTCAAACGTCGCACGCTTGTAGTCCAACTGGGCTTCGGTGTCATCGATTTGCGCAAGCAGATCTCCCTTTTCGACCCGCTTGCCTTCCGATGTCTGGACCTCGACCAGCGAGCCGATCGCGCGGGCGGGCACGTCGACTTGATCGATCAACCGGATCAGCACCGAATCCACCTCGATCGTTTCGGCCGAGGCGACGACGGCCGTTGATGCGATCGCGATCGACCACAGGGCCAGGTGAAACATGCGGATCAGGTTTCCGTTCTTCATCCGTTCTTCCGGTTCGTTCTTCGGCAGGTTCAAAATAAAATCCATCCTCGGACCGTCTCATAGAGTTCATGCAGCCAGACGAAACCCAGGGACCGACGGCCGCAATCGAATTTCGCTTTGATCGTCGTTCCCGGCCGCAGCAACTCGGTCGCCTCGTTCGGAACCGAGACCAGGACTCGTGTCGAAGCCTGCTGTTGGTCCAA
Encoded here:
- a CDS encoding efflux RND transporter periplasmic adaptor subunit; the encoded protein is MDFILNLPKNEPEERMKNGNLIRMFHLALWSIAIASTAVVASAETIEVDSVLIRLIDQVDVPARAIGSLVEVQTSEGKRVEKGDLLAQIDDTEAQLDYKRATFELDIAMRDAENDVAIRSALKKRVYSKAHFDRLVRAEAAQPRSVSQSELEKARLEAEQAEFEIEKARSDLQNAKTKKDLTANALALAKRNIEVRRILAPQSGEVVEVLRHVGEWVTPGEKIFRIVSIKRLRAEGFVQASQVTEALKGLPVKVVRHDQHDPAQTYSGTIVFVSREIDPVNGQVRIWAEIDNHDGRLQPGHRAHMSITAD